Proteins encoded in a region of the Spirochaetaceae bacterium genome:
- a CDS encoding class I SAM-dependent methyltransferase, whose protein sequence is MATESRQEARVKRASTTAILAAAIRASHLRWHQPPIVADTYAIHMITYFWRLVATNWALNRLFVHRLLKLFKPVHTENILRLRFAEDHLREAIAAGARQYVILGAGLDSFCLRQGDLADRLRIFEVDHPASQSMKRDKLLKINDHLPANLVFTPVDFETEHLDDALTRAGYDTGVPAFFSWLGTTYYLTRDAIRDTLDRVAAVAAPGTRIALDYKYPRHLVPDDGLLFADKLDQFVARRGEPMLSMFTPDELNAEFRRAGFTELDHVSPEQQAQRYLEGRTDMTAPAPNFALALFAA, encoded by the coding sequence GTGGCGACCGAAAGCAGGCAGGAAGCGCGTGTCAAGCGCGCCAGCACGACGGCAATCCTCGCGGCGGCAATCCGCGCCAGCCACCTGCGCTGGCACCAGCCGCCGATCGTCGCCGACACCTACGCGATACACATGATCACCTACTTCTGGCGGCTGGTCGCCACCAACTGGGCGCTGAACAGGCTCTTCGTCCATCGCCTGCTGAAGCTGTTCAAGCCGGTGCACACCGAAAACATCCTACGCCTGCGCTTTGCCGAGGACCACCTGCGCGAAGCGATTGCCGCCGGAGCCCGGCAGTACGTGATTCTCGGCGCCGGCCTGGACTCCTTCTGCCTGCGCCAGGGAGACCTCGCCGACCGCTTGCGCATCTTCGAGGTGGATCATCCGGCGTCGCAGAGCATGAAGCGCGACAAGCTCCTCAAGATCAACGACCACCTGCCGGCGAACCTCGTGTTCACCCCGGTGGATTTCGAGACCGAACACCTCGACGATGCGCTCACCCGGGCCGGCTACGACACCGGCGTGCCGGCGTTCTTCTCCTGGCTGGGCACCACCTACTACCTGACGCGCGACGCCATCCGCGACACGCTCGACCGCGTCGCCGCGGTGGCGGCGCCCGGCACCCGCATCGCGCTCGACTACAAGTATCCTCGCCACCTGGTGCCCGACGACGGCCTGCTGTTCGCCGACAAGCTCGACCAGTTCGTGGCCAGGCGCGGCGAGCCGATGCTGTCGATGTTCACGCCAGACGAGCTGAACGCCGAGTTTCGCCGCGCCGGCTTCACCGAACTCGATCACGTGTCGCCCGAGCAGCAGGCGCAGCGCTACCTGGAGGGCCGCACGGACATGACCGCGCCGGCCCCCAACTTCGCCCTCGCGCTGTTCGCCGCCTGA
- a CDS encoding response regulator, with the protein MNEHDQLTQQSIALYERISQLNAAMLRITASLDVGTVLRETVESARTLTTARYGTITVVDAAGSIEDLAHSGFAPEEFHRLLKWPDGTRFFEHLRDLDGPMRMSDLLAYVRSLGFSSEPLLSKTFQVTPMRHRGVHVGNIFLAEKEDGQEFTTADEEILELFATPAAAAIANARTHREEQRERADIAALIETLPVGVMVFEARTGTPVSFNREASRIVEALWMPGQPSEKLLGSITCRRADGRGFTLDEVARAHELRTAKTVRAEEIVLSVPGGRSIRTLANAVPIQSANGEVETVVVTMQDLAPLEDLERLRAEFLSMVSHELRTPLTSIKGSASTVLDSARGVDPEVLQFFRIINDQANLMDSLISDLLAAGRIDAGTLSVAPEPTVLATLVEQARTTFLSGGGRHAVVIDLSTELPKVMADRRRIVQVLNNLLSNAARHSPTSFPIRLSAERDAVFVAVSISDQGRGVAPELLPRLFQKHTVGDDGLARTGLGLAICKGLVEAHGGRIRAESDGPGRGTRVTFTIPIADGGSVTPASASNRPGATCPAREPAPIVVVDDDPHTLRFVRDALKGAGYASVVTGDPAELSGIIAADDPQLVLLDLMLPGTDGLKMLESVPELSELPVIFMSGYERGETVARALELGASDYIVKPFSAPELTARVGAALRKRAEAEPFVLGDLVIRYEDHHVTVAGRTVRLTATEYELLRLLAVNAGRTLSYESLLRRIWRGRGDPDVQRLRTFVRTLRRKLGDDATTPAWVVNERGVGYRMPRPGRA; encoded by the coding sequence ATGAACGAACACGATCAGTTGACGCAACAGTCCATTGCGCTGTACGAACGCATCTCGCAACTCAACGCCGCCATGCTCCGCATCACCGCGAGCCTCGATGTGGGCACCGTGCTGCGCGAGACGGTGGAGAGCGCCCGCACGCTCACAACCGCGCGCTACGGTACCATTACCGTGGTGGATGCCGCCGGGTCGATTGAAGACCTGGCCCATTCGGGCTTCGCGCCTGAGGAGTTTCACAGACTCCTGAAATGGCCCGATGGAACCCGGTTCTTCGAGCACCTGCGAGATCTCGACGGTCCGATGCGGATGAGCGACCTGCTCGCCTACGTGCGCTCGCTCGGTTTCTCCTCCGAGCCGTTGCTGTCGAAGACGTTCCAGGTTACCCCGATGCGCCACCGCGGCGTGCATGTCGGTAATATCTTCCTCGCCGAGAAGGAGGACGGACAGGAGTTCACGACCGCGGACGAAGAGATCCTGGAATTGTTCGCCACGCCGGCGGCGGCGGCGATCGCCAACGCCCGCACGCACCGCGAGGAGCAGCGTGAGCGCGCGGATATCGCAGCCCTGATCGAGACCTTGCCGGTCGGGGTCATGGTGTTCGAGGCGCGGACCGGCACGCCGGTCTCGTTCAACCGGGAGGCGTCGCGGATCGTGGAGGCTCTTTGGATGCCGGGGCAACCATCCGAGAAGTTGCTCGGCTCAATCACCTGCCGGCGCGCCGACGGACGCGGGTTCACGCTTGATGAGGTCGCGCGCGCGCATGAGTTGCGCACGGCAAAGACGGTACGCGCCGAGGAGATCGTGCTCTCGGTTCCCGGCGGGCGCAGCATCCGAACGCTTGCCAACGCGGTCCCGATCCAATCCGCGAACGGCGAGGTCGAGACGGTGGTGGTCACCATGCAGGATCTCGCTCCACTTGAAGATCTTGAGCGGCTGCGCGCGGAGTTCCTGAGCATGGTGAGTCACGAGTTGCGCACGCCGCTGACCTCGATCAAGGGCTCCGCCTCAACGGTGTTGGATTCGGCACGCGGAGTGGATCCGGAGGTGCTGCAGTTCTTCCGCATCATCAACGACCAGGCCAACCTCATGGACAGCCTGATCAGCGACCTGCTCGCTGCAGGCCGGATCGACGCGGGCACGCTCTCGGTCGCGCCCGAGCCCACGGTGCTCGCGACGCTCGTGGAACAGGCGCGAACCACCTTCCTTTCCGGCGGCGGGCGGCACGCCGTGGTGATCGATCTTTCCACGGAGCTCCCGAAGGTGATGGCCGATCGGCGGCGCATCGTCCAGGTTCTCAACAACCTTCTGTCCAACGCGGCCCGGCACTCGCCCACGTCCTTTCCCATCCGGTTGTCCGCCGAGCGCGACGCAGTGTTCGTCGCGGTGTCGATCTCCGACCAGGGCCGCGGCGTCGCACCGGAGCTGCTGCCGCGTCTGTTCCAGAAGCACACCGTCGGCGACGACGGATTGGCGCGGACCGGCCTCGGACTCGCCATTTGCAAGGGGTTGGTGGAGGCCCACGGTGGGCGCATCCGGGCCGAGAGTGACGGGCCGGGCCGGGGCACGCGAGTCACCTTCACCATCCCGATTGCCGACGGGGGCAGCGTCACGCCGGCGAGCGCTTCCAACCGCCCCGGAGCAACCTGCCCCGCTCGCGAGCCGGCACCGATCGTCGTGGTGGACGACGACCCTCATACGCTGCGCTTCGTTCGCGACGCCCTCAAGGGAGCGGGCTACGCCTCCGTGGTGACCGGCGATCCCGCGGAACTCTCGGGCATCATCGCGGCCGATGATCCGCAGTTGGTGCTGCTCGACCTGATGTTGCCCGGAACCGACGGGCTCAAAATGCTGGAGAGCGTCCCCGAGCTCTCCGAACTCCCGGTCATCTTCATGTCCGGCTACGAACGGGGTGAGACTGTCGCACGGGCGCTGGAGCTCGGCGCATCCGACTACATCGTCAAGCCGTTCTCGGCGCCGGAGCTGACCGCGCGGGTCGGCGCCGCGCTTCGCAAGCGGGCCGAGGCCGAGCCATTCGTACTCGGCGACCTTGTCATTCGCTACGAGGATCACCACGTGACCGTTGCCGGACGCACGGTGCGGCTCACGGCCACCGAGTACGAACTGCTGCGGTTGCTCGCGGTCAACGCCGGACGGACATTGAGCTACGAGTCGCTGCTGCGCCGGATCTGGCGCGGGCGGGGCGATCCCGACGTGCAGCGCCTGCGCACATTCGTGAGGACGCTGCGCCGCAAGCTCGGCGATGATGCAACCACCCCCGCCTGGGTCGTCAACGAGCGCGGCGTTGGCTACCGCATGCCGCGGCCGGGCCGGGCCTGA
- a CDS encoding aryl-sulfate sulfotransferase — translation MVLLAACEVPNLPSAGSSEEPSAGSPEEPAARDDGSPPTWALADVHAGEADGVLRFAVSRPAASDAPTTISYATEDGTATAGEDYRQASGSLSFPAGSTLAQPVEVTILDDRIAEASETFTLRLSDKGGATLAVATATIEDDDGDNGGDNDDDGDGGGGGEDATAARVVVVEPAALNVPEGGSASYTVRLGSQPTGTVTVTPRPGSTELSVAPPELSFTAADWELAQTVTVTAAQDADALADAAVPLAHDVRGGGYDGAHAALPVTIVEDDVSTLGVAPARVSERGAVLSFAVTLSRAGGRTATVDYATADDTATEGEDYARATGTLSLPAGSTAALTIEVTVLDDLLDEPDEERLTVTLSNATVPLAGGGVTATVAGTIEDDDPPPRLEIADAGLVEGQGDGTMRFAVSLTPASGRTVTVHYATADGSATAGEDYTAVNGTLTFDAGAAARTVTVVVADDTLDEDDRETFTVTLSAAANATLEASTRSATGTIEDDDEPPPLLLTSLQVTGGGTMYPAFDSGIHHYALTCASPTTLQVTAAAGRDGATLTLLRADPADHQVAQGMLDVQLSVDQDHDVAIELSDGGETARYVVHCLPDDFPTIAVLTKTDDVSEGFLFVTPRYPGPDDRNVKYMAVLDNNGVPRLHRARGGWVFGPVRFPIRANNRTVKYLHGRQLLSSKFNLIHDITVYASRTNGHDLRVTEDGDVIGLLTNTAKRDFSGFTDRDGNPLGELEVVDSIIREYDPVFGGSDFYWNSWDHRSTMKPSDCQMGSLDGRYAFINSLQVVDGDVIVSSRGCSQVLRIKRSDGSGDIVWKLGGTDPGAASDAEFLEIVDDPEGEFCGQHTAVLTDRETVLLFDNGVRCLGPRKEQPTFTRVVEYDISSGTQAALIHDYRLPNEYGHSLSMGSVEEVEEGRWLISWGNVQGATVALNQMIAVSEVAPASGKVFLHLHMSHGNQAVPTYRARRGPEVDIPLNLP, via the coding sequence ATGGTGCTGCTGGCGGCCTGCGAGGTGCCGAACCTGCCGTCCGCCGGTTCGTCCGAGGAGCCGTCCGCCGGGTCGCCGGAGGAGCCGGCGGCGCGGGACGACGGGTCGCCGCCGACGTGGGCCCTCGCCGACGTCCACGCCGGCGAGGCCGACGGGGTACTGCGCTTTGCGGTGAGCCGTCCGGCCGCCTCCGACGCACCGACCACGATCTCCTACGCCACCGAGGACGGTACCGCGACCGCCGGCGAAGACTACCGGCAGGCGAGCGGCTCCCTGTCCTTCCCCGCCGGGTCGACCCTGGCGCAGCCGGTCGAGGTGACCATCCTCGACGACCGGATCGCCGAGGCGAGTGAAACCTTCACCCTGCGCCTCAGCGACAAGGGCGGTGCGACGCTGGCGGTGGCAACGGCCACCATCGAGGACGACGACGGCGACAACGGCGGCGACAACGACGACGACGGCGACGGCGGCGGCGGCGGCGAGGACGCCACCGCCGCCCGCGTCGTGGTGGTCGAGCCGGCAGCGCTGAATGTCCCCGAGGGCGGCTCCGCCAGCTACACGGTGCGGCTCGGCTCGCAGCCCACCGGCACGGTCACGGTGACGCCGCGGCCTGGCTCGACCGAGCTCTCCGTGGCGCCGCCGGAGCTGTCGTTCACGGCTGCCGACTGGGAGCTGGCGCAGACGGTAACCGTCACCGCGGCCCAGGACGCCGACGCGTTGGCGGACGCCGCGGTGCCCCTGGCGCACGACGTGCGCGGCGGCGGCTACGACGGCGCCCACGCGGCGCTGCCGGTGACGATCGTGGAAGACGATGTGTCCACCCTGGGGGTGGCGCCCGCGCGCGTCTCCGAGCGGGGGGCCGTGCTGAGCTTCGCGGTGACCCTGAGCCGGGCCGGCGGACGTACGGCGACCGTGGACTACGCCACCGCGGACGATACCGCCACCGAGGGAGAGGACTACGCGCGGGCCACCGGCACGCTGAGCCTTCCAGCCGGATCCACCGCTGCGCTGACCATCGAGGTCACCGTCCTGGACGACCTGCTGGACGAGCCCGACGAAGAGCGGCTCACGGTGACGCTGAGCAACGCGACGGTGCCGCTGGCAGGTGGCGGCGTCACCGCCACCGTGGCGGGGACCATCGAGGACGACGACCCGCCGCCGCGGCTCGAAATCGCCGACGCCGGCCTGGTCGAAGGGCAGGGGGACGGCACGATGCGGTTCGCGGTGAGCCTGACACCGGCCAGCGGTCGGACCGTGACCGTGCACTACGCCACGGCGGACGGCAGCGCCACCGCGGGTGAGGACTACACGGCGGTGAACGGCACGCTGACCTTCGACGCCGGCGCGGCGGCGCGCACGGTGACGGTGGTGGTCGCCGACGACACCCTGGACGAGGACGATCGGGAGACGTTCACGGTGACGCTGAGCGCGGCGGCGAACGCCACGCTGGAGGCGTCCACCAGGAGCGCCACCGGCACCATCGAGGATGACGATGAGCCGCCGCCGCTACTGCTGACCTCCCTGCAGGTGACCGGCGGCGGCACGATGTATCCCGCATTCGACTCCGGCATCCACCACTACGCGCTGACCTGCGCCAGCCCCACGACGCTGCAGGTGACCGCCGCCGCCGGCCGTGACGGCGCCACGCTGACCCTGCTGCGCGCCGACCCGGCCGACCACCAGGTGGCGCAAGGGATGCTCGACGTGCAGCTATCGGTGGATCAAGACCACGACGTTGCCATCGAGCTCAGCGACGGCGGCGAGACGGCGCGCTACGTCGTGCACTGTCTGCCGGACGACTTTCCCACCATCGCCGTGTTGACGAAGACGGACGACGTCTCGGAAGGGTTCCTGTTCGTCACTCCGCGCTACCCCGGCCCCGACGACAGGAATGTGAAATACATGGCCGTGCTCGACAACAACGGTGTCCCGAGGCTCCATCGTGCCAGAGGCGGTTGGGTATTCGGTCCTGTCCGCTTCCCGATCAGGGCGAACAACCGGACGGTGAAATACCTGCATGGCCGTCAACTGCTGTCGTCCAAATTCAATCTCATCCACGACATCACCGTGTATGCTTCACGAACCAACGGTCACGATCTCAGAGTTACCGAAGATGGTGACGTCATAGGCCTCCTGACGAACACCGCCAAGCGCGATTTCAGCGGGTTTACCGATCGCGACGGGAATCCGTTGGGAGAATTGGAGGTCGTGGACTCGATAATTCGCGAGTACGACCCGGTCTTCGGCGGCTCCGATTTCTATTGGAACTCCTGGGATCATCGGAGCACCATGAAGCCCAGCGACTGCCAGATGGGCAGCCTTGATGGCAGATACGCGTTCATCAACTCGCTGCAGGTTGTCGATGGTGACGTCATCGTCTCGTCTCGCGGGTGCTCCCAGGTCCTGCGCATCAAGCGGTCCGACGGCAGCGGAGACATCGTGTGGAAGCTCGGCGGTACCGATCCCGGCGCGGCGTCGGATGCGGAGTTCCTGGAGATCGTCGACGACCCGGAGGGTGAGTTCTGCGGGCAACACACCGCGGTGCTCACCGATCGGGAGACGGTCCTGCTGTTCGACAACGGTGTCCGCTGCCTCGGCCCAAGGAAGGAACAGCCGACTTTCACCCGAGTGGTGGAGTACGACATCTCATCGGGGACACAAGCCGCCCTGATCCACGACTATCGGCTGCCGAACGAGTATGGGCACTCCCTCTCCATGGGTTCCGTCGAGGAGGTGGAGGAAGGCCGCTGGCTTATTTCGTGGGGTAACGTCCAAGGCGCGACGGTTGCGCTGAACCAGATGATCGCGGTAAGCGAGGTCGCCCCTGCGAGCGGTAAGGTGTTCCTGCATCTGCACATGTCGCACGGAAACCAGGCGGTGCCCACGTACCGTGCACGGCGCGGGCCCGAGGTCGACATACCGCTGAACCTGCCGTAA
- a CDS encoding class I SAM-dependent methyltransferase has protein sequence MDSGAVASDSRQETRAKRASTTAVLAAAIRASHLRWHQPPIVADTYAIQMITPFWRLVANNWAMNRIIVHRLLKQFKPIHTENILRLRFAEDHLREAVAAGARQYVILGAGLDSFCLRQGDLAGRLRIFEVDRPASQDLKRDKLLSINGHLPANLVFTPVDFETERLDEALTRAGYDSAVPAFFSWLGTSYYLTRDAVRDTFGRIGAVAAPGTRVALDYKYPRHLVPADGLLFADKLDQFVAKRGEPMLSMFTPDELNTELRRAGFTELDHVSPEQQARRYLAGRSDMTAPAPNFAFALFAA, from the coding sequence ATGGATAGTGGGGCCGTGGCGTCCGACAGCAGGCAGGAAACGCGCGCCAAGCGCGCCAGCACGACGGCCGTGCTCGCGGCGGCGATCCGCGCCAGCCACCTGCGCTGGCACCAGCCCCCGATTGTCGCCGACACCTACGCGATCCAGATGATCACCCCGTTCTGGCGGCTGGTCGCCAACAACTGGGCGATGAACAGGATCATCGTGCATCGGCTCCTGAAGCAGTTCAAACCGATCCACACCGAGAACATCCTGCGCCTGCGCTTCGCCGAGGACCACCTGCGTGAAGCGGTGGCGGCCGGAGCCCGGCAATACGTGATCCTCGGCGCGGGCCTCGATTCCTTCTGCCTTCGCCAGGGAGACCTCGCCGGCCGGCTGCGCATCTTCGAGGTCGATCGTCCGGCGTCGCAGGACCTGAAACGCGACAAGCTGCTCAGCATAAACGGCCACCTGCCGGCAAACCTCGTGTTTACCCCGGTGGATTTCGAGACCGAGCGGCTCGACGAGGCTCTCACGCGGGCCGGCTACGACAGCGCGGTGCCGGCGTTCTTCTCCTGGCTGGGCACCTCCTACTACCTGACGCGCGACGCCGTCCGCGACACGTTCGGCCGCATCGGCGCGGTGGCGGCGCCCGGCACCCGAGTCGCCCTCGACTACAAGTATCCCCGCCATCTCGTGCCCGCCGACGGCCTGCTGTTCGCCGACAAGCTCGACCAGTTCGTCGCCAAGCGCGGCGAACCGATGCTGTCGATGTTCACGCCGGACGAACTGAATACCGAACTGCGCCGCGCCGGCTTCACCGAACTCGACCACGTATCACCCGAGCAGCAGGCACGGCGCTACCTGGCCGGGCGCAGCGACATGACCGCACCGGCGCCCAACTTCGCCTTCGCGCTGTTCGCCGCGTGA
- a CDS encoding AAA family ATPase, which translates to MNDEIADQMSSRRQSLSLSSLYLDPNNFRFVDHPDYRFVPPGRVFDADVQRRTTSIVLGRQQENVRDLVASIEANGWLDIDPILVQRTDKGRFVVIEGNRRVATLKYLQRRYEEGAIDLGSLDSARFSELPVVLYRDAGERNRLVMMGLHHISGKRRWPAINRARAMEQLLPRFGNDADQVCRALGVSKREFNLSVRTLALVDAYKRSDYGDQLQSDQYNLFREVLQSQGIRAWLSWDHTRREAGNQPNLDRLFSWMSREAETDDGEDVGEDVDIRSSPDPVITTIGHVRELGKIIADPEAVKSLDATRSLQEATLSSGLLVRSEIEGAFKSCDRGIQKLNSRLGDLGSSELDEVEQLIGRLQGILLARKRQPPAAGPRLPWQPFNEITQSRFSSIHIEGYRGIGGLSLEHLGQVNLIVGLNNAGKTSLLEAIYFLAHQNDERALLDAIRWRGRMESDPPPLWLVDQLPRRARVSGCFDEIPENTASVEFSIADEPEPDVEDQTSFLSALTIDSHYGHHKQSTEVVFFSDRPRRTTFQGQHWLCRSIFTTPFSANRPETLAHSNKESLEIGSKPQIINFIRDHVDPGLHNIELADRFDRFLVTHDEFPRAPDLAAFGEGVRRVFEIGLLCAGVRGGVLLIDEFENAIHTELLVEFTRLVQDLAARLKVQVFLSTHSKEAIDAFLLNGNDIDGVVGYAISRAGERATAKRYSGDTLRKLNDAVDFDLRVVR; encoded by the coding sequence ATGAATGACGAGATCGCTGATCAGATGAGTAGCCGGCGACAGTCCCTGTCGCTCAGCAGCCTCTACCTTGATCCGAACAACTTCCGCTTCGTGGACCATCCCGACTACAGGTTTGTCCCTCCAGGTCGCGTTTTTGATGCAGACGTGCAGCGACGCACAACTAGCATCGTGCTAGGCCGCCAGCAGGAGAATGTTCGAGACCTAGTCGCCAGCATCGAAGCAAACGGTTGGCTCGACATAGATCCGATCCTGGTGCAACGTACGGACAAGGGGCGATTCGTAGTAATCGAGGGCAATCGGCGTGTCGCCACGCTCAAGTACTTGCAGCGCAGGTATGAAGAGGGTGCGATCGACCTCGGCAGTCTCGATAGCGCTCGATTCTCCGAGTTGCCAGTCGTTTTGTACCGTGATGCGGGTGAGCGTAATCGGTTGGTGATGATGGGCCTACACCATATTTCCGGCAAGCGCCGCTGGCCCGCCATTAACCGAGCACGAGCAATGGAACAGCTACTTCCGCGCTTCGGCAACGACGCGGATCAGGTTTGCCGTGCACTCGGTGTAAGCAAACGAGAGTTCAACCTATCGGTGAGAACGCTCGCTTTGGTCGACGCCTACAAGAGGAGCGACTACGGCGACCAACTGCAGTCTGATCAGTACAACCTATTCCGTGAAGTTCTCCAGAGCCAGGGAATTCGTGCTTGGCTTTCTTGGGACCACACAAGACGCGAGGCAGGCAATCAACCGAATCTCGATCGTCTGTTTTCCTGGATGTCACGCGAAGCAGAAACCGATGACGGAGAGGACGTCGGCGAGGATGTTGATATCCGATCATCGCCCGATCCTGTGATCACCACGATAGGCCATGTTCGCGAGCTCGGAAAGATCATCGCGGATCCCGAGGCCGTCAAGAGCCTCGACGCAACTCGTAGTCTGCAGGAAGCAACGCTGTCGAGTGGTCTTCTGGTCAGAAGCGAGATCGAGGGTGCTTTCAAGTCGTGCGATCGAGGGATCCAAAAGCTCAACAGCCGGCTCGGTGACTTGGGTTCAAGCGAACTCGACGAAGTCGAACAACTCATTGGCAGGCTCCAGGGCATATTGCTGGCCCGCAAGCGGCAGCCGCCGGCCGCAGGCCCCCGCCTACCGTGGCAGCCCTTCAACGAAATCACCCAATCTCGGTTTTCTTCGATTCATATTGAAGGGTACCGTGGGATCGGTGGTCTATCCCTTGAGCACCTTGGTCAAGTCAATCTCATCGTTGGCTTGAACAACGCCGGAAAGACCTCGCTACTTGAAGCCATATACTTTCTTGCACACCAGAACGACGAGCGAGCGCTACTGGACGCGATCCGCTGGCGCGGTCGGATGGAGAGTGATCCGCCGCCCCTTTGGCTCGTCGATCAGCTTCCGCGCCGGGCGCGTGTCTCCGGGTGCTTTGATGAGATCCCGGAAAACACCGCAAGCGTCGAGTTTTCGATCGCGGACGAACCCGAACCGGACGTTGAAGACCAGACCTCGTTTCTTTCGGCGCTCACGATCGATTCGCACTACGGACATCATAAGCAGAGTACAGAGGTGGTGTTTTTCAGCGACCGTCCCCGGAGGACCACTTTTCAGGGACAGCATTGGCTCTGTCGCTCTATTTTCACCACGCCATTTTCAGCCAACCGTCCGGAGACACTTGCACACTCCAACAAGGAAAGCTTGGAGATCGGATCAAAACCACAGATCATCAACTTCATTCGGGACCACGTTGATCCCGGCCTCCATAATATTGAGTTGGCAGATCGGTTCGACCGTTTTCTTGTGACGCACGATGAATTTCCCCGGGCACCCGACCTTGCGGCGTTCGGTGAGGGTGTTCGGCGTGTTTTTGAGATCGGGCTGCTGTGTGCCGGCGTTCGTGGCGGGGTGCTACTCATTGACGAATTTGAGAATGCAATACATACAGAACTCCTCGTCGAGTTTACGCGCCTAGTGCAAGACCTCGCGGCCAGACTCAAGGTTCAGGTATTCCTTTCAACCCATAGCAAGGAGGCGATAGATGCGTTCCTCCTGAATGGGAACGACATTGACGGCGTCGTCGGCTATGCCATCAGCCGTGCGGGCGAGCGCGCGACGGCGAAGCGCTACTCCGGCGATACACTTCGGAAGCTCAACGACGCAGTTGATTTCGACCTCCGAGTAGTACGATGA
- a CDS encoding ATP-binding protein — protein sequence MVKRRLPIGMQTFRELREQDCYYVDKTHFIQRLLDEGTHYFLSRPRRFGKSLFLDTLKELFEGSEKLFAGLHIHARHDWSQRHPVVRLSFGGGSFTGPDVLEANVMEQLAAAERRLGVESEYLTAAGRFAYLLEALHRQTGQRVAVLVDEYDKPILDVLEDRETARANRDYLRGLYGVIKDSDAHVRFTFLTGISKFSKVNLFSQLNNLTDITLDPPYSSICGYTEQDLDTVFAPEMAALDREQVREWYYGYRWRGVERVYNPYDVLLLLRRGELAAHWFETGTPAFLVDTLFERRVSSVSLDDMVSTAELLSALDVHHIGTEALLFQTGYLTITAEERLGGKALYRLGYPNREVRQSLNWVLLHHLVQDATQQIANSIQLERLLQAHDCAGMRELFSAFFASIPYHWYTGNDIADYEGFYASVFYSYFAALGYDITVEESTSHGRLDMAVRAAGHVYLFEFKVAEMAPPGSALAQLRERRYADKYRAGGQPIHLVGVEFSRATRNITAFESADA from the coding sequence ATGGTCAAGCGCAGGCTGCCGATCGGTATGCAGACGTTCCGCGAGTTGCGGGAACAGGACTGCTACTACGTGGACAAGACCCACTTCATCCAACGCCTGCTCGACGAAGGCACGCACTACTTCCTGTCGCGGCCGCGCCGCTTCGGCAAGAGCCTGTTCCTGGACACGCTCAAGGAGCTGTTCGAGGGCAGCGAGAAGCTGTTTGCGGGCCTGCACATCCATGCCCGCCACGACTGGTCGCAACGCCATCCGGTGGTGCGGCTGAGCTTCGGCGGCGGCAGCTTCACCGGGCCGGACGTACTGGAAGCGAACGTCATGGAGCAACTCGCCGCCGCCGAACGGCGCCTGGGGGTGGAATCGGAGTACCTGACGGCGGCCGGCCGCTTCGCTTACCTGCTGGAAGCCCTGCACCGGCAGACCGGACAGCGGGTGGCGGTGCTGGTAGACGAGTACGACAAGCCGATCCTGGACGTGCTGGAGGACCGCGAGACGGCGCGCGCCAACCGCGACTACCTGCGCGGGTTGTACGGCGTGATCAAGGACAGCGACGCCCACGTGCGGTTCACGTTCCTGACCGGCATCAGCAAGTTCTCGAAGGTCAATCTGTTCTCGCAACTGAACAACCTCACCGATATCACGCTCGATCCCCCGTACTCGTCGATCTGCGGCTACACGGAACAAGATCTGGACACGGTGTTCGCCCCAGAGATGGCGGCGCTGGACCGGGAGCAGGTGCGGGAGTGGTACTACGGCTATCGCTGGCGCGGTGTGGAGAGAGTGTACAACCCCTACGACGTGCTGCTGCTGCTGCGCCGCGGCGAATTAGCCGCGCATTGGTTCGAGACCGGCACCCCCGCGTTCCTGGTGGACACCCTGTTCGAGCGCCGCGTGTCGTCGGTTTCGCTGGACGACATGGTGAGCACGGCGGAGCTGCTGTCGGCGCTCGACGTGCACCACATCGGCACCGAGGCATTGCTGTTCCAAACCGGCTACCTGACCATCACCGCCGAGGAGCGATTGGGCGGCAAGGCGCTGTACCGGCTCGGCTATCCGAATCGCGAGGTGCGGCAGAGCCTGAATTGGGTCCTGCTGCACCACTTGGTGCAGGATGCCACCCAGCAGATCGCCAACAGCATCCAACTGGAACGCCTGCTGCAGGCGCACGACTGCGCCGGCATGCGGGAGTTGTTCAGCGCCTTCTTCGCCAGCATCCCGTACCACTGGTACACGGGCAACGACATCGCCGACTACGAGGGCTTCTACGCCAGCGTGTTCTACTCCTACTTCGCCGCGCTCGGCTACGACATCACCGTGGAGGAGTCGACCAGCCACGGGCGCCTGGACATGGCGGTGCGCGCCGCCGGCCACGTCTACCTGTTCGAGTTCAAGGTCGCCGAGATGGCACCGCCGGGGTCGGCGCTCGCCCAGTTACGGGAGCGCCGCTACGCCGACAAGTACCGCGCCGGCGGCCAACCGATCCACCTGGTGGGCGTCGAGTTCAGCCGCGCCACCCGCAACATCACCGCCTTCGAATCAGCCGACGCCTGA